The following are from one region of the Gossypium hirsutum isolate 1008001.06 chromosome D03, Gossypium_hirsutum_v2.1, whole genome shotgun sequence genome:
- the LOC107949902 gene encoding uncharacterized protein, translated as MEQRKNMVNQESFLSQRTVKVVEQLKKHCKDNQEKEMTLIMFNNICGKWVIHGFNFRDINDLNEKINNIDKRMDAFAMTPLYTQRASSSSSSSMVALPLMTMVMPKAMSRTSTKDIVQPDVNNMDPMKRQQWIMDLMNKNNNNNPKTHVEGDWMMFQFGDNINPNNGH; from the coding sequence ATGGAACAAAGAAAGAATATGGTGAACCAAGAGAGTTTCCTCTCCCAAAGGACTGTCAAAGTAGTGGAACAGCTCAAGAAGCATTGCAAGGACAACCAAGAAAAAGAGATGACTCTAATCATGTTCAATAACATTTGTGGTAAATGGGTCATCCATGGTTTCAACTTTAGGGACATAAATGATCtcaatgaaaaaattaataatattgacAAGAGGATGGATGCATTTGCTATGACACCCCTTTATACTCAAAGGGCATCGTCATCATCGTCCTCATCCATGGTTGCACTTCCACTGATGACGATGGTAATGCCCAAAGCAATGTCGAGGACAAGTACAAAGGATATTGTGCAACCGGATGTGAATAACATGGATCCAATGAAGAGGCAACAATGgatcatggacttgatgaacaaaaacaacaacaacaatcctAAAACTCATGTGGAAGGCGATTGGATGATGTTCCAGTTTGGTGACAACATCAACCCCAACAATGGCCATTAA